The following proteins are encoded in a genomic region of Vibrio sinaloensis:
- the pstC gene encoding phosphate ABC transporter permease subunit PstC produces the protein MTIANSEKLMSTEATSYTKPGLRSQKRIDWKERIFHGLFLTSAAIGIVSLAVIAYFIIKESIPAFQEAGVSGIVLGQDWLPPALYGVATMIVASVVSTLGAVVVGVPIGVLTAIFIAEIAPKRVADVIRPAVELLAGIPSVVYGFFGLVIIVPLIQEIFNVPAGNTILAGIIVLGVMILPTVITVSETSIRAVPRTYKEGSLALGASKVYTIFKLLVPAARSGIMTGVILGIGRALGETMAIIMVMGNAPAMPQGILDSARTLTANIAIEMSYASGVHANALYATGVVLLVFIMSLNAVLLYLNREKAR, from the coding sequence ATGACCATCGCAAATAGTGAAAAGCTTATGAGTACTGAAGCGACTTCCTACACAAAGCCAGGTTTACGCAGTCAAAAGCGTATTGACTGGAAAGAGCGAATCTTTCATGGCCTGTTTCTAACCAGTGCTGCTATCGGTATTGTTTCTCTAGCAGTGATCGCTTACTTCATTATTAAAGAGAGTATTCCAGCGTTCCAAGAAGCCGGCGTGTCTGGCATTGTGCTTGGGCAAGACTGGCTGCCACCGGCGCTGTATGGTGTAGCAACCATGATTGTTGCTTCGGTTGTTTCAACCTTAGGCGCGGTAGTGGTAGGTGTGCCGATTGGTGTGTTGACGGCGATCTTTATTGCCGAAATTGCACCTAAGCGCGTTGCCGATGTCATTCGCCCAGCGGTTGAGCTGCTGGCAGGTATCCCTTCTGTCGTGTACGGTTTCTTCGGCCTAGTCATCATCGTTCCTCTTATCCAAGAGATCTTTAACGTGCCAGCGGGTAATACTATTTTGGCCGGTATTATCGTGTTGGGTGTGATGATTCTACCGACGGTGATTACCGTGTCGGAAACGTCGATTCGGGCTGTGCCACGCACTTACAAAGAAGGTTCATTAGCACTGGGTGCTTCCAAGGTTTACACCATTTTCAAACTGCTGGTGCCGGCGGCGCGAAGCGGCATTATGACTGGTGTGATTCTTGGCATTGGCCGCGCTTTGGGTGAAACCATGGCTATTATCATGGTCATGGGTAACGCGCCCGCCATGCCACAAGGTATTCTCGACTCTGCGCGTACATTGACCGCGAACATCGCGATTGAGATGTCGTACGCAAGCGGGGTGCATGCAAATGCGCTTTACGCGACGGGCGTAGTGCTGTTGGTGTTCATTATGTCGTTGAACGCTGTACTACTTTACTTGAATCGTGAGAAGGCGAGGTAA
- a CDS encoding phosphate ABC transporter substrate-binding protein: MKKTVIGAIALLGAMAVTSVSAKETISAVGSSSVTPLMEVFSETYMKSNSNVFIEVQGPGSSAGVKAAKNGSADLGMSSRNLKESEKEPTLKELTVALDGIAVVVNPKNGLDKLTAEQVTAIYKGEITNWKDVGGADKPIVAITRDTASGTRGAFEDIMNLKKKISGKKVSAISQRAQVANGNGALKTMVASNPYAIGYISLGTVDNSVNALAIDGVEANVDNVKNGSYKVARPFLVLYKEGKPSAETQKFLDWMVTKDAQALVDKKGYISVN, from the coding sequence ATGAAAAAGACAGTAATCGGTGCAATCGCACTTCTAGGCGCAATGGCAGTGACTTCAGTTTCTGCTAAAGAAACGATCTCTGCTGTAGGTTCTAGCAGCGTCACTCCACTGATGGAAGTTTTCTCTGAAACATACATGAAGTCGAACTCTAACGTATTTATTGAAGTTCAGGGACCTGGCTCTTCTGCTGGTGTGAAAGCGGCAAAGAACGGCTCTGCTGACCTTGGCATGTCGTCTCGCAACCTAAAAGAGTCTGAAAAAGAGCCTACGCTGAAAGAGTTGACGGTTGCTCTAGACGGTATCGCTGTGGTTGTTAACCCTAAAAACGGTCTAGACAAACTGACTGCAGAGCAAGTAACGGCAATCTACAAAGGCGAAATCACTAACTGGAAAGACGTTGGTGGCGCTGACAAGCCAATCGTGGCTATCACTCGTGATACCGCTTCAGGTACTCGTGGTGCATTCGAAGACATCATGAATCTGAAGAAGAAAATCTCAGGTAAGAAAGTGTCTGCGATTTCTCAACGTGCTCAAGTGGCGAACGGTAACGGTGCACTAAAAACTATGGTGGCATCTAACCCATACGCTATCGGCTACATCTCACTAGGTACCGTTGACAATTCTGTTAACGCATTGGCCATCGACGGTGTTGAAGCGAACGTAGACAACGTGAAGAACGGCAGCTACAAAGTGGCTCGTCCATTCCTTGTTCTGTACAAAGAAGGCAAGCCTTCAGCTGAAACACAGAAGTTCCTAGACTGGATGGTAACGAAAGACGCGCAAGCGCTTGTTGATAAGAAAGGTTACATCTCAGTTAACTAA
- a CDS encoding methyl-accepting chemotaxis protein, which yields MRQLLNGLSIKLQVVVPVVFTLVVLIVGITYSTTSLRNAFNQVTVSTEDVINHKDDLTKIIDNTYGMRIKAIYSLFRADDVAQLQSTLLAKQNDNLRLLDSLRDVKGLEREVKQMEDAIEGYVSYSINTMVPLLNVKHGQASVSQAFQRDYDQASALYRDKGNLMVKGIEDLSSKLNVLALEELNHNEAIHSGVMSQAIVGLAAVLLIAIVISWVLAGIIVTPIKQLQKAMQALAQGNLQVSVKEEGNNEISALSRDFNSTIAQLKGTVDSLVRISVDVASASTELAAVMTQSSVNSDQEKNEVEQVASAIDQMESTASEVTQNANLADQASSNANKMAKESLAIFEQNIRESAKMAQQMTHAANVVNNLKDQSEQIGKFIEMIEGISEQTNLLALNAAIEAARAGESGRGFAVVADEVRMLAARTQESTKEIQTIIEDLQHQSGTANDSMASSLTLLEQNQQQAAQVSQALTDISHSISELTSLNAQVAVASEEQGQVTSDVNKNLGNIYELVSQNVTGITQAAAASQELSTLAENQKQQLGFFKV from the coding sequence ATGCGCCAGTTACTTAATGGCTTGTCTATCAAGCTACAGGTTGTTGTACCTGTAGTATTCACATTAGTCGTACTCATCGTCGGCATTACGTATAGCACCACTAGTCTCAGAAACGCGTTCAACCAAGTGACCGTATCCACCGAAGATGTCATCAATCATAAAGATGATCTGACTAAAATCATCGACAACACCTACGGTATGCGCATCAAGGCCATCTACAGCCTGTTCCGCGCTGACGACGTGGCTCAGCTTCAATCTACCCTACTCGCCAAACAAAACGATAATTTGCGTTTGCTCGATTCACTTCGCGACGTAAAAGGCTTAGAAAGAGAAGTGAAGCAAATGGAAGATGCGATTGAGGGGTATGTCAGTTACTCAATCAACACTATGGTGCCACTGCTGAATGTTAAGCACGGCCAAGCGAGTGTTTCACAAGCGTTTCAACGTGACTACGATCAAGCCTCTGCCCTCTACCGTGACAAGGGCAATCTTATGGTGAAGGGCATCGAAGATCTCTCTTCTAAGCTAAATGTGCTCGCCTTGGAGGAGCTCAATCACAACGAAGCCATCCACTCAGGGGTTATGAGTCAGGCCATTGTAGGCTTAGCTGCCGTGTTGCTGATCGCGATAGTGATCAGTTGGGTACTGGCCGGCATTATCGTCACCCCGATCAAACAGCTGCAAAAAGCGATGCAAGCATTGGCTCAAGGCAACCTGCAAGTTAGTGTCAAGGAAGAAGGCAACAACGAAATTAGTGCACTGTCGAGAGACTTCAATTCAACTATTGCTCAACTAAAAGGGACCGTTGATTCTTTAGTTCGCATCAGTGTTGACGTTGCCTCTGCCTCTACTGAACTCGCTGCTGTGATGACCCAGTCGAGTGTCAACTCAGACCAAGAGAAAAACGAAGTTGAACAAGTCGCTTCAGCTATCGATCAAATGGAAAGCACTGCAAGCGAGGTGACTCAAAACGCGAACCTTGCCGATCAAGCCTCAAGTAACGCAAACAAAATGGCCAAAGAGAGCTTGGCTATCTTCGAGCAAAATATTCGTGAGAGCGCCAAAATGGCACAGCAGATGACCCATGCCGCCAACGTGGTGAACAATCTGAAAGATCAATCTGAGCAAATCGGTAAGTTCATCGAAATGATCGAAGGTATTTCAGAGCAAACCAACTTATTGGCACTCAATGCTGCGATTGAAGCCGCGCGTGCTGGTGAAAGTGGACGTGGCTTTGCGGTAGTGGCTGACGAAGTACGCATGCTGGCCGCGCGTACTCAAGAGTCGACCAAAGAGATTCAGACGATTATCGAAGACCTGCAGCACCAATCAGGCACAGCCAATGACAGCATGGCATCAAGCTTGACCCTGCTGGAGCAAAACCAGCAACAAGCGGCTCAGGTCAGCCAAGCCCTGACCGACATTAGCCACTCCATTTCCGAGTTGACCTCCCTCAACGCTCAAGTGGCCGTCGCGTCTGAAGAACAAGGTCAAGTGACCTCGGATGTGAACAAAAACTTGGGGAACATCTACGAGTTAGTCAGTCAAAATGTCACCGGTATTACTCAAGCGGCAGCGGCGAGCCAAGAGTTATCGACACTTGCTGAAAACCAAAAACAGCAACTCGGCTTTTTCAAAGTCTAA
- a CDS encoding DEAD/DEAH box helicase: MQFKDLGLDNRLLKNLKHYDFKQATEIQQRAIPVAIAGKDLLASSKTGSGKTLAFVLPMLHKSLKNKAFSAKDPRGLILAPTRELAKQVYGELRSMLGGLSYDATLVVGGENFNDQVKALRRYPKFIVATPGRLADHLEHRSLFLDGLETLVLDEADRMLDLGFAPELRRIHKAAKHRRRQTLMFSATLDHTDVNEIASEMLDAPKRIAIGAGSEEHKDITQKFYLCDHLDHKEAILERVLNDAEYKQVIIFTATRADTERLTEKLNEKKLKAIALSGGLTQTQRNTIMSQFERAVFKILVTTDIASRGLDIANVTHVINFDMPKHSEEYVHRVGRTGRAGNKGDAISLVGPKDWDSFKRVETFLQQDLSFSELEGLKGKFKGIKPRKPDFRGKGKAVKKAKPQAKKAAKKPIKRDKSFHQNVAVGDSVFIPKKKVAPKVDDE; encoded by the coding sequence TTGCAGTTTAAAGATTTAGGCTTAGACAATCGCTTACTTAAAAACTTGAAACATTACGATTTTAAGCAAGCAACAGAGATACAGCAGCGCGCCATTCCCGTGGCGATTGCGGGCAAGGATCTGTTAGCTTCTTCAAAAACAGGTTCAGGTAAAACGCTGGCATTTGTTCTACCTATGTTGCACAAGTCTTTAAAAAACAAAGCGTTTTCAGCAAAAGACCCTCGCGGTTTGATTTTGGCGCCGACTCGAGAGTTGGCTAAGCAAGTTTATGGTGAACTGCGCTCAATGCTTGGCGGCTTGTCTTACGATGCTACCTTAGTGGTTGGCGGAGAAAACTTTAACGATCAAGTGAAAGCACTGCGTCGCTATCCTAAGTTTATTGTGGCAACGCCTGGACGTTTGGCTGACCATTTAGAGCACCGCTCACTATTTCTCGATGGGTTGGAAACCTTAGTGCTCGATGAAGCCGATCGTATGCTTGACCTTGGTTTTGCACCTGAGCTGCGCCGTATTCACAAAGCGGCAAAACATCGTCGCCGTCAGACATTGATGTTTTCAGCCACCTTGGATCATACCGATGTTAATGAGATTGCGAGTGAGATGCTCGATGCGCCGAAACGCATTGCGATTGGCGCCGGCAGTGAAGAGCACAAAGACATCACGCAAAAATTTTACCTATGTGATCACCTAGATCACAAAGAAGCGATTCTTGAGCGCGTTCTTAATGACGCCGAGTATAAGCAGGTCATTATCTTTACCGCGACTCGCGCAGACACTGAGCGTCTGACTGAGAAACTGAATGAGAAGAAGCTCAAAGCAATCGCCCTGAGTGGCGGCCTTACTCAGACTCAGCGCAATACCATTATGAGTCAATTTGAACGCGCAGTGTTTAAGATTCTGGTGACCACAGATATCGCATCCCGAGGTTTAGACATTGCTAACGTGACTCACGTGATCAACTTCGATATGCCAAAACACAGCGAAGAGTATGTGCACCGAGTTGGCCGCACGGGACGCGCGGGCAACAAAGGCGACGCTATTTCTCTCGTTGGTCCAAAAGACTGGGATAGCTTTAAGCGTGTAGAAACATTTTTGCAGCAAGATTTGAGCTTCTCTGAGCTAGAAGGGTTAAAAGGTAAGTTTAAAGGCATCAAACCACGTAAACCCGATTTTCGTGGTAAAGGGAAAGCCGTTAAGAAAGCTAAGCCTCAAGCGAAGAAAGCGGCTAAGAAGCCGATTAAGCGAGACAAGAGCTTCCATCAAAATGTGGCGGTGGGGGATAGTGTATTTATCCCTAAAAAGAAAGTCGCGCCAAAAGTTGACGACGAGTAA
- a CDS encoding Lpp/OprI family alanine-zipper lipoprotein, translating to MNKMLIAAAASSVLLLAGCASGPDEATTAKMDELSNQVSQLSQDVQALQSEVRKSNDSAMAAQEEAARANERIDNIAQSYTK from the coding sequence ATGAACAAAATGTTGATCGCAGCTGCAGCGTCTTCTGTTCTTCTACTAGCTGGCTGTGCTTCTGGTCCTGATGAAGCAACTACAGCGAAAATGGATGAGCTAAGCAACCAAGTCAGCCAACTAAGCCAAGACGTTCAAGCTCTACAATCAGAAGTACGTAAATCGAACGACTCAGCGATGGCAGCTCAAGAAGAAGCAGCACGCGCTAACGAGCGTATCGACAACATTGCTCAGTCTTACACTAAGTAA
- a CDS encoding L,D-transpeptidase family protein, translated as MVRKLIAWCCFISSPLFAATYELPMEGSSIVGRTQFHQVQEGETLATIAKQYDVGFLSLMAANKGVDPFLPKADYVLTIPTQIILPNVERQGIVINLAELRLYYFEPEINKVHIFPVGIGRIGRDTPEMETRISQKRPNPTWTPPASIRKEYLAKGIELPAVVPAGPDNPLGEYALRLAYGVGDYLIHGTNKDFGIGLRVSSGCIRMEPKDIEWLFAQVELGEKVRVINEPIKIALEPDRSVFLEAHEPLTRSDGVKKDLEVPIELSWWLEEFDHSDVKARAAILAQNGVPVEIVAASFIY; from the coding sequence ATGGTGCGTAAATTAATCGCATGGTGCTGTTTTATCAGTTCGCCGCTGTTTGCTGCGACCTATGAGCTGCCGATGGAGGGCAGCAGTATTGTCGGTCGAACCCAGTTTCACCAAGTACAAGAAGGCGAGACGCTGGCTACGATAGCGAAACAGTATGACGTGGGATTTCTCTCTTTGATGGCAGCCAATAAAGGGGTCGACCCTTTCTTGCCAAAAGCGGACTACGTACTGACGATTCCAACTCAGATAATCCTACCCAATGTAGAGCGTCAAGGCATTGTGATCAACTTGGCAGAGTTGCGCCTCTACTACTTCGAGCCTGAGATTAATAAGGTGCATATTTTTCCGGTGGGTATCGGTCGCATTGGTCGCGACACGCCAGAAATGGAAACACGCATCAGTCAAAAACGGCCAAATCCGACTTGGACACCGCCAGCGTCCATTCGCAAAGAGTATTTGGCCAAAGGTATTGAACTGCCAGCCGTGGTGCCAGCAGGGCCAGACAATCCGCTTGGCGAATATGCTTTGAGGCTGGCTTATGGCGTCGGAGACTACCTGATTCACGGGACCAATAAAGATTTTGGTATTGGCTTGCGGGTGAGCTCTGGTTGTATTCGCATGGAGCCTAAAGATATTGAGTGGTTGTTTGCTCAGGTTGAGTTAGGTGAAAAGGTGAGGGTCATTAATGAGCCGATCAAAATTGCACTTGAGCCGGATCGAAGCGTTTTTCTCGAAGCCCATGAGCCGTTGACGCGCAGTGATGGTGTAAAGAAAGACCTTGAAGTTCCGATTGAGCTTAGCTGGTGGCTTGAAGAGTTTGACCATTCTGATGTGAAAGCTCGCGCCGCCATCTTGGCGCAAAATGGAGTGCCGGTTGAAATCGTTGCCGCATCGTTTATCTATTAG
- the phrB gene encoding deoxyribodipyrimidine photo-lyase, producing the protein MKLVWLRRDLRAEDNTALYHASISGEPVLAIYVATPDSWQAHDLAPIQADLIYRRLFEVQKDLQQNNIPLVYAQVATFAESAQLVAKLAREHAVTGVYFNKEYEVNEVQRDSQLVDLLAADGIEWHGFDDKCLLPPGSVKNKQGDYFKVFTPFKRAYLAKMYQSPWRVTKLQPLTQQAVWRDEIVSELSPRSSFDYPRQTSERYAVDTESIIKQLRQFDSDRADAYEKQRDFPAVAGTSKLSPYLAIGALSVRQCMARLTYQQALPLVGGREIWQSELIWREFYQHLIYFEPKLSKGRSFTPWGDALIWKNNPAWIEAWKTGTTGYPIVDAAMKQLNATGWMHNRLRMIVASFLVKDLHVDWRIGESYFMSKLIDGDYAANNGGWQWCASTGCDGQPYFRIFNPVTQGERFDPEGHFVCTWIPELAKLPKKYIHQPWKAPNAKALSYPAPIVDHKTEREITLALYKEAKDNGNGA; encoded by the coding sequence ATGAAACTGGTTTGGCTTCGCAGGGACTTACGCGCAGAAGACAACACGGCCTTATATCATGCCTCTATCAGTGGCGAGCCGGTTCTAGCTATATATGTGGCGACACCAGACTCCTGGCAAGCACATGACTTGGCGCCGATTCAGGCCGATTTGATCTACCGCCGCCTATTTGAGGTGCAAAAGGATCTCCAGCAAAACAACATTCCGCTCGTGTACGCCCAAGTTGCGACGTTTGCAGAGTCTGCTCAGTTGGTGGCTAAGCTTGCGCGTGAGCATGCTGTCACTGGTGTTTACTTCAACAAAGAGTACGAAGTGAATGAAGTGCAGCGTGACAGCCAACTGGTGGATCTACTAGCGGCCGATGGCATTGAATGGCATGGGTTTGACGACAAGTGTTTGTTACCACCAGGCAGCGTTAAAAATAAACAGGGTGACTACTTCAAAGTGTTTACCCCGTTCAAGCGAGCTTACTTGGCGAAAATGTATCAGTCACCTTGGCGTGTGACGAAATTGCAGCCGCTGACGCAACAAGCGGTATGGCGAGATGAGATTGTAAGCGAACTGTCACCTCGGTCTAGCTTTGATTATCCGCGTCAAACGAGTGAGCGATATGCGGTCGACACAGAGAGTATTATCAAGCAACTACGTCAATTTGATAGTGACAGAGCCGACGCTTACGAGAAGCAGCGCGATTTTCCTGCAGTAGCTGGCACCAGCAAGTTATCTCCGTATTTGGCGATTGGCGCGCTTTCGGTTCGACAGTGCATGGCACGATTAACTTACCAGCAAGCACTGCCCTTAGTCGGAGGCCGTGAGATTTGGCAAAGCGAGCTGATTTGGCGTGAGTTTTACCAACACCTGATTTATTTCGAACCAAAACTCAGTAAAGGGCGCAGCTTTACCCCTTGGGGTGATGCGCTAATTTGGAAAAACAACCCAGCATGGATTGAAGCGTGGAAAACGGGCACCACCGGCTACCCGATTGTTGATGCTGCGATGAAGCAACTCAACGCCACTGGCTGGATGCACAATCGACTGCGGATGATTGTGGCTAGCTTCCTGGTTAAAGACCTGCACGTCGATTGGCGGATTGGAGAGTCGTACTTTATGTCTAAGCTCATTGATGGAGACTACGCGGCGAACAATGGCGGTTGGCAATGGTGTGCGTCGACCGGATGTGATGGTCAGCCCTATTTTCGGATTTTTAATCCGGTGACTCAGGGGGAGAGATTTGATCCAGAGGGCCACTTTGTGTGCACATGGATTCCCGAGCTCGCTAAGCTGCCGAAAAAGTACATTCACCAACCTTGGAAAGCACCGAATGCGAAAGCTTTGTCTTATCCTGCGCCAATAGTTGATCACAAGACCGAAAGGGAGATAACCTTAGCCCTCTATAAAGAAGCCAAGGATAATGGGAATGGTGCGTAA
- a CDS encoding MerR family transcriptional regulator produces the protein MDCEKKLYAIREVSEITGVKPVTLRAWQRRYSLVQPQRTEKGHRLYTDKHIALIGEIQSWLNKGVPIGKVKSVLESNSDNDGDFVTAEFQLEEVEKFLQALADLNRGKAESIASTVLKEYPLEVVESQFIQPAEKALSLVRFGLRSLQKGLMDAILSARLSSILEAENKAARAGRCLLVSYDSVNDVGSRLWAMKLSELGMNIVIIDGVDDLSGLIDHPGLDSYQALALYSSRPLSAAQNSIVERIQQNFEGKVLVSELIKSERVE, from the coding sequence ATGGATTGTGAAAAAAAGCTGTACGCAATTCGCGAAGTGTCAGAGATCACTGGCGTCAAGCCGGTCACATTGCGAGCTTGGCAGAGACGATATAGCTTAGTGCAGCCTCAGCGCACCGAAAAAGGTCACCGTCTCTACACGGACAAACATATCGCCTTGATTGGTGAAATACAAAGTTGGCTCAACAAAGGTGTGCCTATCGGTAAAGTGAAGTCGGTACTGGAGTCCAATAGCGACAACGATGGCGATTTTGTTACTGCAGAGTTTCAACTTGAAGAGGTAGAGAAGTTTCTGCAAGCCTTGGCTGATTTGAATAGAGGCAAAGCGGAATCGATTGCCAGTACAGTGCTGAAAGAGTACCCGCTTGAGGTGGTTGAGAGTCAGTTTATCCAACCTGCTGAGAAGGCGCTGTCGCTGGTCCGTTTTGGTTTGCGGTCACTGCAAAAAGGCTTGATGGACGCCATCTTATCGGCGCGATTAAGTTCGATTTTAGAAGCAGAGAATAAAGCCGCTCGAGCCGGCCGCTGCTTACTGGTGAGTTACGATTCTGTAAATGATGTGGGTTCACGATTGTGGGCAATGAAACTGTCTGAGTTGGGCATGAATATCGTCATCATTGATGGCGTCGATGACTTATCTGGGTTGATTGACCACCCAGGGTTAGACAGCTATCAGGCGCTGGCATTGTATAGCTCTCGCCCTTTAAGTGCGGCACAAAACAGCATTGTAGAGCGCATTCAACAAAACTTTGAGGGCAAAGTGCTGGTGTCAGAACTGATAAAAAGTGAGAGGGTAGAATGA
- a CDS encoding YbgA family protein, protein MDQQIKIGISSCVLGEKVRFDSGHKISKFVTKELAPYFEFVPVCPEVGSGMPVPRPTIRLISDQERIALVETKDSTKDHTDTMINYSKNKVAQLESEKLCGYIVCAKSPTCGMERVKVYSKNNSEAIGVGLYTNELMKAMPWLPVEEDGRLNDPVLKENFITRIYSLYDFYQSMGDEPTRGKIVAFHSRYKLTLMAHHPASYKELGSLVANIKEYDIDEFFKLYRLGLMNAMAHRASRKNNTNVLMHIQGYFKRHLDKEQKQELRRVIDEYREGLLPLLAPLTLLKHYLNAHPDDYLAGQAFLQPHPQELRLRYGL, encoded by the coding sequence ATGGACCAGCAAATCAAAATCGGTATTAGCTCATGTGTACTTGGTGAAAAAGTGCGTTTCGACTCTGGACACAAGATCAGTAAGTTTGTGACCAAGGAACTCGCGCCCTATTTTGAGTTTGTTCCTGTCTGCCCCGAGGTGGGCTCTGGTATGCCAGTACCACGTCCAACCATTCGTTTGATATCTGATCAAGAGCGCATTGCGCTGGTAGAGACCAAAGATTCGACCAAAGACCACACTGACACCATGATCAACTACTCCAAGAATAAAGTGGCGCAGCTTGAGTCAGAAAAATTGTGTGGCTACATCGTTTGTGCCAAATCGCCCACCTGTGGCATGGAACGCGTCAAGGTGTACAGCAAGAACAATTCAGAAGCGATTGGGGTCGGTCTTTACACCAATGAGCTAATGAAGGCGATGCCTTGGTTACCCGTAGAGGAAGATGGCCGTCTCAATGACCCTGTGCTAAAAGAAAACTTCATCACTCGCATCTATTCCCTGTATGACTTCTATCAGTCGATGGGTGATGAGCCAACCCGTGGCAAAATTGTCGCCTTCCACTCTCGCTACAAGCTGACGTTGATGGCGCACCATCCCGCCTCTTATAAAGAGTTGGGTAGCCTTGTCGCCAACATTAAAGAGTATGATATCGATGAGTTCTTCAAGCTTTACCGTCTTGGCCTGATGAACGCGATGGCACATCGTGCCAGCCGTAAGAACAACACCAACGTCCTAATGCACATCCAAGGCTACTTCAAGCGCCATCTCGATAAAGAGCAAAAACAAGAGCTACGTCGAGTCATCGATGAGTATCGCGAAGGTCTGTTGCCTCTGCTTGCGCCGTTGACCCTACTTAAACACTATTTGAATGCTCATCCTGACGACTACTTGGCGGGCCAAGCATTCCTTCAACCTCACCCACAGGAGTTACGTTTACGTTATGGATTGTGA
- the deoD gene encoding purine-nucleoside phosphorylase has product MATPHINANPGDFAETVLMPGDPLRAKYIADTFLEDVQQVCDVRNMFGYTGTYKGKKVSVMGHGMGIPSCCIYVHELIAEYGVKNVIRVGSCGAVRDDVKLMDVVIGMGASTDSKVNRIRFNDHDFAAIADFGLLEEAVNQARAQQVPVKVGNVFSADLFYTPEADIFEKMEKLGILGVDMEAAGIYGVAADLGAKALTILTVSDHIIRGEKLSSEERQKSFNDMMKVALETAINI; this is encoded by the coding sequence ATGGCAACCCCACACATTAATGCAAACCCAGGTGATTTCGCAGAAACGGTTCTTATGCCAGGCGACCCACTTCGCGCTAAGTACATTGCCGATACGTTCTTAGAAGATGTACAACAAGTTTGTGATGTTCGTAACATGTTTGGTTACACAGGCACTTACAAAGGTAAGAAAGTGTCTGTGATGGGCCACGGTATGGGCATCCCATCATGCTGTATCTACGTTCACGAGCTCATCGCTGAGTACGGCGTGAAGAACGTGATTCGTGTCGGTAGCTGTGGTGCTGTGCGTGACGACGTTAAACTGATGGACGTTGTTATCGGCATGGGTGCATCGACTGACTCTAAAGTGAACCGTATCCGTTTCAACGACCACGACTTCGCCGCCATTGCTGACTTCGGCCTACTAGAAGAAGCCGTTAACCAAGCTCGCGCTCAACAAGTGCCAGTTAAAGTGGGTAACGTTTTCTCTGCTGACCTTTTCTACACTCCAGAAGCAGATATCTTCGAGAAGATGGAAAAGCTAGGCATTCTAGGTGTCGATATGGAAGCGGCCGGTATCTACGGCGTTGCAGCTGACCTAGGTGCAAAAGCACTGACTATCCTAACCGTTTCTGACCACATCATCCGTGGCGAGAAACTGAGCTCTGAAGAGCGTCAGAAGTCATTCAATGACATGATGAAAGTCGCACTAGAAACAGCGATCAACATCTAA